In a single window of the Elaeis guineensis isolate ETL-2024a chromosome 8, EG11, whole genome shotgun sequence genome:
- the LOC140851143 gene encoding LOW QUALITY PROTEIN: aspartokinase 2, chloroplastic-like (The sequence of the model RefSeq protein was modified relative to this genomic sequence to represent the inferred CDS: deleted 2 bases in 1 codon), with protein sequence MAVALQLGARAHCSGVTRDSWSSLAFSSSFRSRLGLESSVRLVCGKRERSGGRRGGLKVRCQRAVSAVVEEDEVVREGADGNAAQLSIVMKFGGSSVASADRMKEVADLILSFPEERPVIVLSAMGKTTNNLLLAGEKAVCCGVSNVSDLEELRFTKELHLQTVNELGIERSIISGLLDELEQLLKGIAMMKELTPRTRDYLVSFGECMSTRIFAAYLNKIGTKARQYDAFDIGFITTDDFTNADILEATYPAIAKRLHGDWINDPAIPIVTGFLGKGWKTCAVTTLGRGGSDLTATTIGKALGLREVQVWKDVDGVLTCDPNIYPNAKPVPHLTFEEAAELAYFGAQVLHPQSMRPARESDIPVRVKNSYNPQAPGTVITKARDMSEAILTSIVLKSNITMLDIVSTRMLGQYGFLAKVFSIFEDLGISVDCVATSEVSISLTLDPSKLWSRELVQQESELDHLVEELEKIAVVHLLQHRSIISLIGNVQRSSLILEKAFNILRKNKVNVQMISQGASKVNISLVVHDSEAKQCVRALHLAFFEDGFLSSRGRQIFFQNDSAALSSSC encoded by the exons ATGGCGGTAGCTCTCCAGCTTGGAGCTCGAGCTCATTGTTCTGGAGTCACGAGGGATTCGTGGAGCTCGCTGGCTTTCTCATCGAGCTTTCGGAGTAGGCTTGGGTTGGAGTCGTCTGTGAGGCTGGTTTGTggaaagagggagaggagcgGCGGGAGGAGGGGAGGCTTGAAGGTGCGTTGCCAGAGAGCAGTGTCTGCTGTTGTGGAGGAGGACGAGGTGGTGAGGGAGGGTGCTGATGGAAATGCTGCGCAGCTGAGCATCGTGATGAAGTTTGGAGGGTCGTCGGTGGCGTCGGCTGACAGGATGAAGGAGGTTGCGGACCTCATTCTTAGCTTTCCTGAAGAAAGGCCTGTGATTGTTCTATCTGCAATGGGGAAGACAACGAACAACCTTCTGCTG GCTGGGGAAAAAGCGGTCTGCTGTGGAGTGAGTAATGTGTCTGATCTTGAAGAGTTGAGGTTTACAAAAGAGTTGCATCTGCA GACAGTTAATGAGCTTGGAATTGAAAGGTCTATCATTTCAG GTCTGTTGGATGAACTGGAGCAACTTTTGAAAGGCATTGCCATGATGAAAGAACTGACACCTCGTACAAGGGACTATCTGGTTTCATTTGGAGAATGCATGTCTACGAGAATTTTTGCAGCATATTTGAACAAAATTGGCACTAAAGCACGGCAG tatgatgcatttgatatTGGTTTTATAACCACAGATGACTTTACAAATGCCGATATCTTGGAGGCAACTTATCCTGCCATCGCAAAGAGATTACATGGAGATTGGATTAATGATCCTGCAATTCCAATTGTTACTGGCTTTCTTGGAAAG GGATGGAAAACTTGTGCTGTCACTACATTAGGCAGGGGTGGTAGTGACTTGACAGCTACTACCATTGGTAAAGCCTTGGGATTACGAGAAGTTCAG GTTTGGAAGGATGTCGATGGTGTTCTGACATGTGATCCTAATATATATCCAAATGCAAAGCCTGTACCACATTTAACATTTGAAGAGGCTGCTGAACTTGCCTATTTTGGTGCacag GTTTTGCACCCCCAATCAATGCGACCTGCTAGAGAAAGTGATATACCAGTCAGGGTCAAGAATTCATACAACCCTCAAGCTCCTGGTACCGTCATCACTAAAGCAAGAGATATGAGTGAG GCTATACTGACGAGCATAGTTTTGAAATCAAATATCACAATGTTGGATATAGTGAGCACTCGGATGCTTGGCCAATATGGTTTTCTGGCAAAG GTTTTTTCTATATTCGAGGACTTGGGTATCTCTGTTGATTGTGTGGCTACAAGTGAAGTCAGTATTTCTTTGACATTGGATCCATCAAAACTTTGGAGCAGAGAATTAGTCCAGCAGGAAAGT GAGCTGGATCATTTGGTCGAAGAGCTTGAGAAGATTGCTGTTGTTCATCTCCTTCAGCACAGATCAATAATTTCCCTCATTGGAAATGTGCAACGGTCCTCTTTGATACTAGAAAAG GCATTTAACATACTACGGAAAAACAAAGTCAATGTCCAGATGATCTCTCAAGGGGCATCTAAG GTGAACATTTCCTTGGTAGTTCATGACAGTGAAGCAAAGCAGTGCGTTAGAGCTTTACATTTGGCATTCTTCGAGGATGGTTTCCTGTCG AGTCGGGGGAGACAGATCTTTTTCCAGAATGATTCTGCTGCTCTGTCCTCTTCATGCTGA